In Deinococcus proteolyticus MRP, a single genomic region encodes these proteins:
- a CDS encoding ATP-binding cassette domain-containing protein, whose amino-acid sequence MLQAFSVALTYGDQLIFDDISLTLNAGERLGLIGENGSGKTSLLRVLAGELAPTAGEVRRTGRVAYLTQQAGELTGTVLDAVKPAALQTAAQRYTQAMAALESGTPTAPEHRTELRPSGNGTPNASIPSYAPSKLTRSTRTTNGEEHAILMSSVLTEFAEAEESYRLCGGYDFAAQAESVLAALGLDAEAQAGALSGGQTRRLLLAALLLSPADLYLLDEPTNHLDAAGLAWLEEWIRASPAAFVLVSHDRAFLDAVSTHTALLERGGLTVYPAPYTAAMELRETERAAQERDFEAYRRRRAALEEERRRQASKSRSAAQFNHSRAGNVPLLPAKNKAQSVSQKLAGQARALERRVERLDAAATASPTPTTAA is encoded by the coding sequence TTGTTACAGGCTTTTTCTGTCGCCCTGACGTATGGCGACCAACTCATCTTTGACGACATTTCGCTGACCCTGAACGCGGGCGAGCGGCTGGGGCTGATTGGCGAGAACGGCAGCGGCAAAACCTCGCTTTTGCGCGTGCTGGCGGGCGAACTTGCGCCTACAGCGGGCGAGGTGCGGCGCACGGGCCGCGTGGCCTACCTGACCCAGCAGGCGGGCGAACTGACCGGAACCGTGCTGGACGCGGTGAAGCCCGCTGCCCTGCAAACGGCGGCGCAGAGGTACACGCAGGCGATGGCCGCGCTGGAAAGCGGCACGCCCACCGCTCCAGAGCATAGGACAGAATTACGGCCTTCGGGGAACGGCACCCCAAATGCCTCCATTCCGTCCTATGCTCCATCTAAACTCACTCGTTCCACTCGGACAACGAATGGCGAAGAGCACGCCATTCTTATGTCAAGTGTTCTTACCGAATTTGCCGAAGCCGAAGAAAGCTACCGCCTCTGCGGAGGCTACGACTTCGCGGCGCAGGCGGAAAGCGTGCTGGCGGCGCTGGGACTGGACGCGGAAGCGCAGGCGGGGGCGCTGTCGGGCGGGCAGACGCGGCGGCTTCTGCTGGCGGCGCTGCTGCTTTCGCCCGCCGACCTGTACCTGCTCGACGAACCGACCAACCACCTCGACGCGGCGGGCCTCGCGTGGCTGGAGGAGTGGATTCGCGCCAGCCCCGCCGCCTTCGTTCTGGTGAGCCATGACCGCGCCTTTCTGGACGCCGTCAGCACGCACACCGCTCTGCTCGAACGCGGGGGGCTGACCGTTTATCCCGCGCCCTACACGGCGGCGATGGAGTTGCGCGAAACGGAACGGGCCGCGCAGGAGCGGGACTTCGAGGCGTATCGGCGCAGGCGGGCAGCCTTGGAAGAGGAACGCAGACGGCAGGCGAGCAAGTCGCGCAGTGCCGCGCAGTTCAACCATTCCAGAGCGGGCAATGTTCCTCTGCTTCCTGCCAAAAACAAGGCGCAGTCAGTCAGTCAGAAGCTGGCAGGTCAGGCCAGAGCTTTGGAGCGCCGCGTAGAACGCCTCGACGCCGCTGCTACCGCCAGCCCTACGCCGACCACCGCCGCCTGA
- a CDS encoding alpha/beta fold hydrolase, whose protein sequence is MNLPDGEYRLFLNGIRQWIKVAGVEHGTVPLLLLHGGPGGNHYNFERIVGPLLEAQRMVIYHEQRGCGRSDAPLSPDEYSLPLLVSDVDALLDTLELAQVDVLGYSFGGGLALEYALSHPERVRRLVLQAPALHLLDPEIVAAQVAGFREVARAELAAAIEAIYAEPLTDKEKLEQIWGMVDTPTVDRFLFQSSEKAAYNRQLWQASGLTNTGDMTRALKTQPPTTAAQRLGEVAHPTLILAGRHDRNVPPPMLADMARRLPNAQLQLFEHSAHFPDIEETPLYAQAVFAFLA, encoded by the coding sequence ATGAACCTTCCCGACGGTGAGTATCGGCTGTTCCTCAACGGCATTAGGCAATGGATAAAGGTGGCCGGCGTAGAACATGGAACCGTGCCGCTCCTGCTGCTGCATGGTGGACCTGGGGGCAACCATTACAACTTTGAGCGGATAGTGGGGCCGCTGCTGGAGGCTCAGCGCATGGTGATTTACCACGAGCAGCGCGGCTGTGGTCGGAGCGACGCGCCGCTGTCGCCGGACGAATATTCGCTGCCCCTGCTGGTCAGTGATGTGGATGCCTTGCTGGACACTCTGGAGCTGGCACAGGTGGATGTGCTGGGCTACAGCTTCGGCGGTGGCTTGGCGCTGGAGTACGCGCTCTCTCATCCTGAACGGGTGCGGAGGCTGGTCTTGCAGGCTCCTGCGCTCCACCTCCTTGACCCCGAAATCGTGGCCGCGCAGGTGGCGGGTTTTCGGGAGGTGGCCCGCGCTGAGCTGGCCGCAGCGATTGAAGCCATTTACGCCGAACCTCTGACGGATAAGGAAAAACTGGAACAAATCTGGGGAATGGTGGATACGCCGACGGTAGACCGCTTCCTGTTCCAGAGTTCCGAAAAAGCTGCCTACAACCGCCAACTCTGGCAAGCCAGCGGCCTGACCAACACAGGCGACATGACGCGGGCGCTGAAGACTCAGCCGCCTACCACAGCCGCTCAGCGGCTAGGCGAGGTGGCGCACCCCACGCTGATTCTGGCGGGCCGCCATGACCGCAACGTGCCGCCGCCTATGCTGGCGGATATGGCAAGGCGGCTGCCGAATGCTCAGCTTCAACTCTTTGAGCACAGCGCCCATTTTCCAGACATAGAGGAAACGCCGCTTTATGCCCAAGCGGTCTTTGCGTTTCTTGCCTGA
- a CDS encoding UbiX family flavin prenyltransferase: MKRLVVGVSGGSGIPYALDILRSLRELEVETHLVVTSGAKRVMAAEGGVRLDELTALASVIHEDRDLGASVASGSFRTDGMLIVPCSAGTLAKVAHGFADNLVSRAAHVTLKERRPLVLVLREDPIPRPMLVNMLAAHDAGATVMSASPGFYHTPDSVEELLHFVTVRVLDQFGLEAGGFKRWGEDGK, from the coding sequence GTGAAGCGCCTTGTCGTCGGTGTCAGCGGAGGCAGCGGGATTCCCTACGCGCTGGATATTCTGCGCTCCCTGCGCGAGTTGGAGGTGGAAACCCACCTCGTTGTGACCAGCGGGGCCAAGCGCGTCATGGCGGCGGAAGGCGGCGTGCGGCTGGATGAACTGACCGCACTCGCTTCTGTCATTCACGAAGACCGCGACTTGGGGGCGAGTGTCGCCTCTGGGTCATTCCGCACGGATGGAATGCTGATTGTGCCGTGCAGCGCGGGCACGCTCGCCAAAGTTGCGCACGGGTTTGCCGACAATCTGGTCAGCCGCGCCGCCCACGTTACCCTCAAGGAGCGCCGCCCGCTCGTTCTCGTGCTGCGCGAAGACCCGATACCCCGCCCGATGCTGGTCAACATGCTGGCCGCCCACGACGCGGGAGCCACCGTGATGAGCGCCAGCCCCGGCTTTTATCACACGCCGGACAGTGTGGAGGAGTTGTTGCATTTCGTGACCGTGCGGGTGCTTGACCAGTTCGGACTAGAAGCGGGGGGATTCAAGCGCTGGGGGGAAGATGGAAAATGA
- a CDS encoding carboxypeptidase M32, with protein MTDNSRPDADWQDFLRHSQQLSDLRGIDALLGWDQSTYQPPAAAEGRSRQMALLSRLIHAHATDAGYGNTLDTLAGRGDLDPVQTRMLALARKDFEQSRRLPEALVGEMAEHWGRTYTAWTTARPENDWAGMVPLLERSLDLTLEAASHFPEFADPHDYYIDASDEGMSAEAIAQVFSDLQRELVPLVQAVTAAQEPRTDFIGGANHYDVQRQLAFGERVIRDYGYDFTAGRQDLTHHPFMTRLGDADIRITTRVQEADPLDALYSTLHESGHAMYEQGIAPQYLGTPLGGGVSSGVHESQSRLWENLVGRSREFWAAYGEDFRAAFPQVLAGVSDEDLYRASNVVRRSLIRTDADELTYNLHVILRFNLERELLAGRLAVRDLADAWQAAYRDNLGLEAPSHKDGVLQDVHWFFGPVAGAFQGYTLGNIMSAQIYAAARRALPELDAQIARCEFGPLHGWLRENIYRHGRLYTPSELIERATGKPLEAADYLAYLRGKYGDLYGLKL; from the coding sequence ATGACCGACAACTCAAGGCCGGATGCCGACTGGCAGGACTTCCTGCGCCATAGCCAGCAACTGAGCGACCTGCGCGGCATTGACGCACTGCTGGGCTGGGACCAGAGTACCTATCAGCCCCCCGCCGCTGCCGAGGGCCGCAGCCGCCAGATGGCGCTGCTGTCGCGCCTGATTCACGCGCACGCCACCGACGCGGGCTACGGCAACACGCTGGATACGCTGGCGGGGCGCGGCGACCTGGACCCGGTGCAGACGCGGATGCTGGCGCTGGCCCGCAAGGACTTTGAACAGAGCCGCCGCCTGCCCGAAGCGCTGGTGGGGGAGATGGCCGAGCATTGGGGCCGCACCTACACGGCCTGGACCACGGCCCGCCCTGAGAATGACTGGGCAGGCATGGTGCCGCTGCTGGAGCGGTCGCTGGACCTGACCCTAGAGGCCGCCAGCCATTTCCCCGAGTTTGCGGACCCGCACGACTACTACATTGACGCCTCCGACGAGGGGATGAGCGCCGAGGCGATTGCGCAGGTGTTCAGCGACTTGCAACGCGAACTGGTGCCGCTGGTGCAGGCGGTGACGGCGGCGCAGGAACCGCGCACCGACTTTATCGGGGGGGCGAACCACTACGACGTTCAGCGGCAACTGGCATTCGGTGAGCGGGTGATTCGGGACTACGGCTACGACTTCACGGCGGGCCGCCAGGACCTCACCCACCACCCGTTCATGACGCGGCTGGGCGACGCGGATATTCGCATCACCACCCGTGTGCAGGAAGCAGACCCGCTAGACGCGCTGTATTCCACCCTGCACGAGTCGGGCCACGCGATGTACGAGCAGGGCATTGCCCCGCAGTACCTCGGCACGCCGCTGGGCGGAGGCGTGAGCAGCGGGGTTCACGAGAGCCAGTCGCGCCTGTGGGAAAACCTGGTGGGCCGCAGCCGCGAGTTCTGGGCCGCCTATGGCGAGGACTTCCGCGCCGCTTTCCCACAGGTGCTGGCAGGCGTCTCCGACGAAGACCTCTACCGCGCCAGCAACGTGGTGCGCCGCAGCCTGATTCGCACCGATGCCGACGAGCTGACCTACAACCTGCACGTCATTCTGCGGTTTAATCTGGAGCGTGAACTGCTGGCAGGGCGCTTGGCCGTGCGTGACCTGGCCGACGCCTGGCAGGCGGCCTACCGCGACAATTTGGGGCTGGAAGCACCGAGCCACAAGGACGGCGTGCTGCAAGACGTGCACTGGTTCTTCGGGCCAGTGGCGGGGGCGTTTCAGGGCTACACGCTGGGCAACATCATGAGCGCTCAAATTTACGCCGCTGCCCGCCGCGCCCTGCCCGAGCTGGACGCGCAGATAGCCCGCTGCGAATTCGGCCCGCTGCACGGCTGGCTGCGTGAGAACATCTACCGGCATGGCCGCCTGTATACGCCCAGCGAACTGATAGAGCGGGCCACCGGCAAGCCGCTGGAAGCCGCCGACTACCTGGCCTACCTGCGCGGCAAGTACGGCGACCTGTACGGCCTGAAGCTGTGA
- a CDS encoding MFS transporter, with amino-acid sequence MTTSTGSPSPHTPAAHISPLHIAAIGTLLLMNVYAPQALLPLLAQEFAVGTAQVGTVIGSTTLAVALASPAAGLLADALGRRRVMLGAFALLLLPCLLAASAARFLQGLLIPLVMVAVTAYLAEEVPRWQFGRTLTAYVAGTVLGGFLGRFMSGLVAHGGDWHPAFEVLLLTNLLGLALVWRLPAETHFRPQRSRWRTRVTLAAHLRNRQLLSVGVAGFLILFVLVAVFNTVPFRLAAPPYHLGPGPLGLIFAVYLLGVVVTPATAPLLQRRGPGFVMRAAAGTGLLGLGLTLLSPLAVIVAGLALASTGVFMAQAAAQTLVQQSVRSGRSLAGGLYNFTYYSGGAAASVVAGLAFDAGGWARVVALCAAAWALLLALSVWVRRTAAEPFQVR; translated from the coding sequence TTGACCACATCCACCGGTTCCCCATCCCCCCACACCCCGGCGGCGCATATCTCGCCGCTGCATATCGCCGCCATCGGCACCCTGCTGTTGATGAACGTTTACGCTCCGCAGGCGCTGTTGCCGCTGCTGGCGCAGGAATTCGCTGTGGGCACCGCACAGGTGGGCACCGTTATCGGCAGCACTACCCTGGCGGTTGCGCTGGCCTCGCCGGCGGCGGGGCTGCTGGCCGACGCCCTGGGCCGGCGGCGGGTGATGCTGGGGGCGTTCGCGCTGCTGCTGCTGCCCTGCTTGCTGGCTGCCAGCGCCGCCCGCTTCTTGCAGGGCCTGCTGATTCCGCTGGTGATGGTGGCGGTTACGGCGTATCTGGCCGAGGAAGTGCCGCGCTGGCAGTTCGGCCGCACCCTGACGGCTTACGTGGCGGGCACCGTGCTGGGCGGCTTCCTGGGCCGTTTCATGAGCGGGCTGGTGGCACACGGCGGCGACTGGCACCCCGCCTTCGAGGTGCTGCTGCTGACCAACCTGCTGGGCCTGGCGCTGGTATGGCGGCTGCCCGCCGAAACCCACTTCCGGCCGCAGCGCAGCCGCTGGCGCACCCGCGTCACCCTGGCAGCGCACCTGCGTAACCGTCAGCTGCTCAGCGTGGGCGTGGCCGGATTCCTGATTCTGTTCGTGCTGGTGGCGGTGTTCAATACCGTCCCGTTCCGGCTGGCCGCGCCCCCTTACCACCTGGGGCCGGGGCCGCTGGGCCTGATTTTTGCGGTGTACCTGCTGGGCGTGGTGGTCACGCCGGCCACCGCACCGCTGCTGCAACGCCGTGGCCCCGGCTTCGTGATGAGGGCCGCCGCCGGTACCGGCCTGCTGGGCCTGGGCCTCACGCTGCTTTCTCCCCTGGCGGTCATCGTCGCCGGGCTGGCCCTGGCCTCGACCGGAGTCTTCATGGCGCAGGCGGCGGCCCAGACCCTGGTGCAGCAGAGCGTGCGCAGTGGCCGCAGCCTGGCCGGCGGGCTGTACAACTTCACCTACTACAGCGGCGGAGCGGCCGCCAGCGTGGTGGCCGGTCTGGCCTTCGATGCTGGCGGCTGGGCGCGGGTGGTGGCCCTGTGCGCCGCAGCCTGGGCGCTGCTGCTGGCCCTGAGCGTGTGGGTCAGACGAACTGCGGCTGAGCCGTTTCAGGTGAGGTGA
- a CDS encoding acetyl-CoA carboxylase carboxyltransferase subunit alpha encodes MSTMGDLIRDLEHKVRDLEQTARKTGQNLEAALAPLREEVAKLRRAESEGEVASAAPAGGERWARVGLARAPSRPTALDYVELLTEDWTELHGDRLYGDDPALLGGPAVWQGIPVMLLLQQKGRDTKTKIKRRFGMSNPEGYRKAMRLMDLADKFGLPVVALIDTPGAYPGIEAEERGQGWAIAESIQRMSRLKVPAVCAVIGEGGSGGALAIGVGNRVLIMENAWYSVISPEACASIIWKDAGQAPAAAEALKLTAPDLLELGIVEEVIPEPAGGAHLDKQAAAEALGEAVSRHLRELSGLSAEQLLASRAERFRAMGVFEEG; translated from the coding sequence ATGAGCACGATGGGAGACCTGATTCGGGACCTGGAGCACAAGGTCCGCGACCTGGAACAGACCGCCCGCAAGACCGGGCAGAACCTGGAAGCGGCGCTGGCTCCGCTGCGCGAGGAGGTCGCCAAGCTGCGCCGCGCCGAGTCAGAGGGGGAAGTGGCCTCTGCCGCCCCGGCCGGCGGCGAGCGCTGGGCGCGGGTGGGCCTGGCCCGCGCCCCCAGCCGCCCCACCGCGCTGGACTATGTGGAGCTGCTGACCGAGGACTGGACCGAGCTGCATGGTGACCGCCTGTACGGCGACGACCCGGCGCTGCTGGGCGGCCCCGCCGTGTGGCAGGGCATACCGGTCATGCTGCTGCTGCAGCAGAAGGGCCGCGACACCAAGACCAAAATCAAGCGCCGCTTCGGCATGAGCAACCCCGAGGGCTACCGCAAGGCGATGCGCCTGATGGACCTGGCCGACAAGTTCGGGCTGCCGGTGGTGGCCCTGATTGACACGCCCGGCGCATACCCCGGCATCGAGGCCGAGGAGCGCGGGCAGGGCTGGGCGATTGCCGAGAGCATCCAGCGCATGAGCCGCCTGAAAGTGCCGGCCGTGTGCGCTGTGATTGGTGAGGGCGGCTCGGGCGGGGCGCTGGCGATTGGCGTGGGCAACCGCGTGCTGATTATGGAGAATGCCTGGTACTCGGTGATTTCGCCCGAAGCCTGTGCCAGCATCATCTGGAAGGATGCTGGTCAGGCTCCCGCCGCCGCCGAGGCCCTCAAGCTGACGGCACCCGACCTGCTGGAACTGGGCATCGTGGAGGAAGTGATTCCCGAACCCGCCGGCGGCGCCCACCTGGACAAACAGGCCGCCGCCGAGGCACTGGGAGAAGCGGTCAGCCGCCACCTGCGCGAGCTGAGCGGCCTGAGCGCCGAGCAGCTGCTGGCCAGCCGCGCCGAACGCTTCCGGGCCATGGGGGTGTTCGAGGAAGGCTAG
- the accD gene encoding acetyl-CoA carboxylase, carboxyltransferase subunit beta, translating to MALEHFFRRSRPKQQAGSDLPDLWTKCPACKETVYNKDLDANSWVCPRCGHHLRLDAQQRVDVLLDEGSFEQLSGRVFPADPLEFVDTESYPERLRRAQAKTGRPEAILTGRGRIGGVPVMVAAMDFAFSGGSMGSVVGEEIARAAEAAAEAGLPLVLVAASGGARMQESALSLMQMAKTTVALERLNEKGLPYISLLSDPTTGGVTASFATIADVILAEPGALIGFAGPRVIQQTIRQSLPEGFQRSEFLLEHGMLDDVVDRREQREYLARLLRMLLRSPRPETGEQEGGE from the coding sequence ATGGCGCTTGAGCATTTTTTCCGCAGGAGCCGGCCCAAGCAGCAAGCCGGCAGCGACCTGCCCGACCTCTGGACCAAGTGTCCGGCCTGCAAGGAAACCGTCTACAACAAAGACCTTGATGCCAACAGCTGGGTATGCCCACGCTGCGGGCACCACCTGCGGCTGGACGCACAGCAGCGCGTGGATGTGCTGCTGGACGAAGGCAGCTTCGAGCAGCTGTCGGGCCGCGTGTTTCCCGCCGATCCCCTGGAGTTCGTGGACACCGAAAGCTACCCGGAGCGCCTGCGGCGGGCCCAGGCCAAGACCGGCCGGCCTGAAGCGATTCTGACCGGGCGCGGCCGCATTGGGGGCGTGCCGGTGATGGTGGCCGCGATGGACTTCGCCTTTAGCGGCGGCAGCATGGGCAGCGTGGTAGGCGAGGAAATCGCCCGCGCCGCCGAGGCCGCCGCCGAAGCAGGTCTGCCGCTGGTGCTGGTGGCCGCCAGCGGTGGGGCGCGGATGCAGGAAAGCGCACTCTCGCTGATGCAGATGGCCAAAACCACGGTGGCCCTGGAGCGGCTGAACGAAAAGGGCCTGCCCTATATCAGCCTGCTGAGCGACCCCACGACCGGTGGCGTCACCGCCAGCTTCGCCACCATTGCCGACGTGATTCTTGCTGAGCCGGGGGCGCTGATTGGCTTCGCGGGGCCGCGCGTGATTCAGCAGACCATTCGCCAGAGCCTGCCCGAAGGTTTTCAGCGCTCGGAGTTCCTGCTCGAACACGGCATGCTGGACGATGTGGTGGACCGCCGGGAGCAGCGCGAGTATCTGGCCCGGCTGCTGCGGATGCTGCTGCGCTCGCCCCGCCCGGAGACCGGCGAGCAGGAGGGCGGCGAATGA
- a CDS encoding thymidine phosphorylase — MSQQSIPDLIAKKRAGGEHTRAELEQLIGGYTRGEVPDYQVSAWLMAVFLNGMAPQETADLTLVMAESGDQLDLSSLPNTVDKHSTGGVGDKTSLILTPMLAALGLTVAKMSGRGLAHTGGTIDKLESFPGWNPELPEDRFIAQAREIGLSLVGQSKDLAPADGKLYALRDVTATVESLPLIASSIMSKKIASGAQTIVLDVKSGAGAFMKTLDDSRALARAMVDIGTRAGRNVRAVLTDMDTPLGHMAGNSLEVQEAIATLNGTGPADLTELCVTLAAEVLLAAGQVADPAQARERAARALQDGSALAKLEAFVTAQGGDGSLVRNPEGLDVAPGRAEITAPQGGYIQRLDALSVGRAVLALGGGRERKGDPVDVGVGVETVCKPGEQVEEGDVIYRLYHRGGKGLERAQELLREGIELSGTPPEVKPLILDRVQ, encoded by the coding sequence ATGAGCCAACAGAGCATTCCTGACCTGATCGCCAAGAAACGCGCCGGGGGCGAACACACCCGCGCTGAGCTGGAGCAGCTGATCGGCGGCTATACCCGCGGCGAGGTGCCCGACTATCAGGTGAGCGCCTGGTTGATGGCGGTGTTTCTGAACGGCATGGCCCCCCAGGAAACGGCCGACCTGACCCTGGTGATGGCCGAGAGCGGCGATCAATTGGACCTGAGCAGCCTGCCCAACACCGTGGACAAGCACTCCACCGGCGGCGTGGGCGACAAGACCAGCCTGATTCTGACGCCGATGCTGGCCGCACTCGGCCTGACCGTCGCCAAGATGAGCGGGCGCGGCCTGGCCCACACCGGCGGCACCATCGACAAACTGGAAAGCTTCCCCGGCTGGAATCCCGAACTGCCCGAGGACCGCTTTATCGCGCAGGCCCGTGAAATCGGCCTGAGCCTGGTAGGCCAGAGCAAAGACCTGGCCCCTGCCGACGGCAAGCTGTACGCCCTGCGCGACGTGACCGCGACGGTGGAAAGCCTGCCGCTGATCGCCAGCTCCATCATGTCCAAGAAAATCGCTTCCGGGGCGCAGACCATCGTGCTGGACGTGAAGTCGGGCGCCGGGGCCTTTATGAAGACGCTGGACGACTCCCGCGCCCTGGCCCGCGCGATGGTGGACATCGGCACCCGCGCTGGCCGTAACGTGCGTGCCGTGTTGACCGATATGGACACCCCGCTGGGCCACATGGCCGGCAACAGCCTGGAAGTGCAGGAAGCCATTGCCACCCTGAACGGCACCGGCCCTGCTGACCTGACCGAGCTGTGCGTGACTCTGGCCGCCGAGGTGCTGCTGGCCGCCGGGCAGGTAGCAGACCCGGCCCAGGCCCGCGAGCGCGCCGCCAGGGCGCTGCAAGACGGCAGCGCCCTGGCGAAGCTGGAAGCCTTTGTGACCGCGCAGGGCGGCGACGGTAGCCTGGTCCGGAATCCTGAAGGGCTGGATGTGGCCCCCGGCCGCGCCGAGATCACGGCCCCGCAGGGTGGCTATATCCAGCGGCTGGACGCGCTGAGCGTGGGCCGCGCCGTGCTGGCCCTGGGCGGCGGCCGCGAGCGCAAGGGCGACCCGGTGGATGTGGGCGTGGGCGTGGAAACGGTCTGCAAGCCCGGCGAACAGGTGGAGGAGGGCGACGTGATCTACCGCCTGTACCACCGGGGCGGCAAGGGCCTGGAGCGCGCGCAGGAGCTGCTGAGGGAAGGCATCGAGCTGAGCGGGACACCGCCCGAAGTGAAACCGCTGATTCTGGACCGCGTGCAGTAA
- a CDS encoding GNAT family N-acetyltransferase translates to MLTFRPAAPADAPFAAPLIQEAYGPLGLALTAQADEAGAVRVLEDWFRGPQHRLGYGVTLLALGETGTPLGLLLRYSGDDAARLEEPLREYLRGLGQAADFPTEARRGELYLDALAVAPAARGRGVGLALLHEAQREAVRLGLSGAALLVEPHNPAQRLYGRAGFVLRGELLLPGHTEAHLDLFWQA, encoded by the coding sequence ATGCTCACCTTCCGCCCCGCTGCCCCTGCCGATGCCCCTTTTGCCGCGCCGCTGATTCAGGAAGCGTATGGGCCGCTGGGGCTGGCGCTGACGGCGCAGGCGGACGAGGCGGGAGCGGTGCGGGTACTGGAGGACTGGTTCAGAGGGCCGCAGCACCGCCTCGGCTACGGCGTAACCCTGCTGGCGCTCGGTGAAACGGGTACGCCGCTGGGCCTGCTGCTGCGCTACAGCGGCGACGACGCGGCGCGGTTGGAAGAGCCGCTGCGCGAGTACCTGCGTGGGCTGGGGCAGGCCGCCGACTTTCCCACCGAGGCGCGGCGCGGCGAGCTGTACCTGGACGCTTTGGCGGTGGCTCCAGCGGCGCGGGGGCGCGGCGTGGGCCTGGCCCTGCTGCACGAAGCCCAGCGCGAGGCCGTGCGCCTGGGCCTGAGCGGGGCCGCCCTGCTGGTCGAGCCGCACAACCCCGCCCAGCGGTTGTACGGGCGGGCCGGCTTCGTGCTGCGCGGCGAGTTGCTGCTGCCTGGGCACACGGAAGCGCATCTGGATTTGTTCTGGCAGGCGTGA
- a CDS encoding acyl-CoA thioesterase → MTTESAPTKAPAKAPAPRSRARMLELVFPKDTNYHGTAFGGFLLSLMDKAASVAAVRHAGGAVVTARMDGVDFRMPLRVGDAVALDARVVKVGRSSMTIQVDVYREHMASGEQELATTGTFVFVAVYENGKPRPVPPLEDIGNDEAWGSAAGRP, encoded by the coding sequence ATGACCACTGAATCCGCCCCCACCAAAGCCCCTGCCAAAGCCCCTGCCCCGCGCAGCCGCGCCCGGATGCTGGAGCTGGTCTTTCCCAAGGACACCAACTACCACGGCACGGCTTTCGGCGGATTTCTGCTCTCGCTGATGGACAAAGCGGCCTCGGTGGCGGCGGTGCGGCACGCCGGCGGAGCAGTCGTCACGGCCCGCATGGACGGGGTGGATTTCCGAATGCCGCTGCGGGTGGGCGACGCCGTGGCGCTGGACGCCCGCGTGGTCAAGGTGGGCCGCTCCTCCATGACCATTCAGGTGGACGTGTACCGCGAACACATGGCGAGCGGCGAGCAGGAGCTGGCGACCACCGGCACCTTCGTGTTCGTGGCGGTCTACGAGAACGGCAAGCCCCGCCCGGTCCCCCCGCTGGAAGACATCGGCAACGACGAAGCCTGGGGCAGCGCCGCCGGCCGCCCCTGA
- a CDS encoding acyl-CoA thioesterase: MSQTPQPPRQHPFAALDWSQAHRAEIQMRYGDTDAMGHLNNAAYVSYLETSRVQMLREMGTPLEDLLTVVARIEVDYVSEIKLGQQVIVETLVEKVGRSSYTFVVRMLADGVPSAYARTVQVNIGRDKRPAALSDDRRAWMERYSVPPVPATSPA, translated from the coding sequence ATGTCCCAAACCCCTCAGCCCCCCCGCCAACACCCCTTTGCCGCTCTGGACTGGAGCCAGGCCCACCGCGCCGAAATTCAGATGCGCTACGGCGACACCGACGCCATGGGCCACCTGAACAACGCCGCCTATGTCAGCTACCTGGAAACCTCGCGGGTGCAGATGCTGCGCGAGATGGGTACCCCGCTGGAAGACCTGCTGACGGTGGTGGCCCGCATTGAAGTGGACTACGTTTCCGAAATCAAGCTGGGCCAGCAGGTGATTGTGGAAACGCTGGTGGAAAAGGTGGGGCGCTCCTCCTACACCTTCGTGGTGCGGATGCTGGCCGACGGCGTGCCCAGCGCCTACGCCCGCACCGTACAGGTGAACATCGGCCGTGACAAGCGGCCTGCCGCCCTGAGCGACGACCGCCGCGCCTGGATGGAGCGCTACTCGGTTCCGCCTGTGCCGGCCACCAGCCCCGCATGA